In one Melaminivora jejuensis genomic region, the following are encoded:
- a CDS encoding IS5 family transposase (programmed frameshift) produces MAKAHANSWEVTDEFWKLVEPLVPQPVRDPGKHYERAAGAGRPAKPPRLVFEAIMYVLRTGCQWKALPAERFGSASAIHHKFMLWSKAGFFENLWKAGLAEYDDCEGIAWRWQSIDGAMFKAPLAQQAVGRNPTDRGKKRGSKRHLLVDGRGVPLSLVVTGANAHDVTQLEAVLSCCMVKRPTPKQRRSKHLCADAGYRGKNAMKIIVAHGYIPHVVGRKSEAEHKKRDPKKKARRWVVQACHGWFNRFRKLLVRYEKLEHTFLALNHLAAAIIALRKIHLPVNIIYG; encoded by the exons ATGGCCAAGGCGCATGCCAATTCGTGGGAGGTAACGGACGAGTTCTGGAAACTGGTAGAGCCGCTGGTGCCACAGCCAGTGCGCGATCCAGGCAAGCACTACGAACGCGCAGCCGGGGCGGGCCGCCCCGCAAAACCGCCACGGCTGGTGTTCGAGGCCATCATGTATGTGCTGCGCACAGGCTGCCAGTGGAAGGCGCTGCCGGCTGAACGCTTTGGCAGCGCCAGCGCGATCCATCACAAGTTCATGCTGTGGTCCAAGGCCGGGTTCTTCGAGAACCTGTGGAAGGCAGGGCTGGCCGAATACGACGACTGTGAAGGCATCGCCTGGCGCTGGCAGAGCATCGACGGCGCCATGTTCAAGGCGCCCTTGGCGCAGCAAGCTGTAGGGCGCAACCCGACGGATCGGGGAAAAAAAAG AGGCAGCAAGCGTCACCTGCTGGTGGACGGGCGTGGCGTCCCGTTGTCGCTCGTCGTGACCGGGGCGAACGCGCACGACGTGACGCAACTTGAGGCCGTGTTGTCTTGCTGCATGGTCAAACGCCCCACGCCCAAGCAGCGGCGCAGCAAGCACCTATGTGCTGATGCGGGCTACCGGGGCAAGAACGCCATGAAGATCATTGTGGCCCACGGCTATATCCCGCATGTGGTGGGCCGCAAAAGCGAGGCAGAGCACAAAAAGCGTGATCCGAAGAAAAAAGCGCGCCGTTGGGTTGTGCAGGCTTGCCATGGCTGGTTCAACCGGTTCAGGAAATTACTGGTGCGCTACGAGAAGCTGGAGCACACGTTCCTCGCACTCAACCATCTCGCCGCCGCCATCATCGCGCTGCGGAAAATCCACCTGCCCGTTAATATTATTTACGGATAA
- a CDS encoding DEAD/DEAH box helicase, producing the protein MSDKIKSVPSVSVTYARNGASTKANALGMRPMQERAYEKRGEQYLLIKSPPASGKSRALMFVALDKLKNQGLKQAIIVVPEKSIGASFNDEPLSKYGFWADWQVEPKWNLCNAPGNDNGGKVKSLGAFLEGEDKVLVCTHATFRFAVDAYGVEAFDDRLIAVDEFHHVSANPDNKLGLHLGQFFARGKTHIVAMTGSYFRGDAEAVLAPQDESKFDTVTYTYYEQLNGYDYLKQLDIGYFFYSGPYVDDILNVLDPAEKTIIHIPNVNSRESTKDKMREVEHIIEALGEWQGIDPATGFQRVKRPDGRVLRIADLVDDDAAKRDRVSAALKDPAQKNNRDHVDIIIALGMAKEGFDWIWCEHALTVGYRASLTEIVQIIGRATRDAPGKTRARFTNLIAEPDAAEEAVTEAVNDTLKAIAASLLMEQVLAPRFEFKPKNPDSGPTPGFNYGEGGYDSDRCNVGVNEQTGAYQIEIKGLAEPKSREAARICQEDLNEVIAAFVQDKPTIERGLFDEELVPEELTQVRMGKIIKDKYPELDAEDQEAVRQHAIAALNLTQQAKRLVTEGESDGSPNTALIDGVRRFAMDVRELDIDLIDRINPFGEAYAILAKTMSEDSLKQVAAAISAKRTSLTPDEAKEMAVRAVQFKKERGRIPALDSQDAWERRMAEGAAAFMRFKAEGRYE; encoded by the coding sequence ATGAGCGACAAGATCAAGTCCGTACCGTCCGTTTCCGTCACCTACGCCCGAAACGGCGCATCGACCAAGGCCAATGCGCTTGGGATGCGGCCCATGCAGGAGCGGGCCTACGAGAAACGGGGGGAGCAGTACCTGCTCATCAAGTCGCCACCCGCATCGGGCAAGAGCCGCGCGTTGATGTTCGTGGCACTCGACAAGCTCAAGAACCAGGGCTTGAAGCAGGCCATCATCGTTGTGCCGGAGAAGTCCATCGGTGCCAGCTTCAACGACGAGCCGCTGTCGAAGTACGGCTTCTGGGCGGACTGGCAGGTCGAACCCAAGTGGAACCTGTGCAATGCGCCAGGCAACGACAACGGCGGCAAGGTCAAGTCGCTGGGCGCATTCCTCGAAGGCGAGGACAAGGTGCTGGTCTGCACCCATGCGACCTTCCGCTTCGCGGTCGATGCCTACGGCGTGGAGGCGTTCGACGACCGACTGATCGCGGTCGATGAGTTCCACCACGTTTCGGCCAACCCGGACAACAAGCTCGGCTTGCACCTCGGGCAGTTCTTTGCTCGGGGCAAGACGCACATCGTTGCCATGACCGGCTCCTACTTCCGTGGCGACGCCGAGGCCGTGCTCGCGCCGCAGGATGAATCGAAGTTCGATACCGTCACCTACACCTACTACGAGCAGCTCAACGGCTACGATTACCTCAAGCAACTCGACATCGGCTACTTCTTCTACAGCGGGCCTTACGTCGATGACATCCTCAATGTCCTCGATCCCGCCGAGAAAACCATCATCCACATCCCCAACGTCAATTCGCGCGAGAGCACGAAGGACAAGATGCGGGAAGTGGAGCACATCATCGAGGCGCTGGGGGAGTGGCAGGGCATCGATCCTGCGACCGGCTTCCAACGTGTCAAGCGCCCCGATGGCCGCGTGCTGCGCATCGCCGATCTCGTCGATGACGATGCCGCCAAGCGCGACCGCGTGTCCGCCGCGCTCAAAGACCCGGCGCAGAAGAACAACCGCGACCATGTGGACATCATCATCGCGCTGGGCATGGCGAAGGAAGGCTTCGATTGGATTTGGTGCGAACATGCTCTGACCGTGGGCTACCGCGCCAGCCTGACCGAGATCGTGCAGATCATCGGCCGAGCTACCCGCGACGCGCCCGGCAAGACCCGCGCGAGGTTCACCAACCTGATCGCCGAGCCGGATGCAGCCGAGGAAGCTGTCACCGAGGCCGTCAACGATACGTTGAAGGCCATCGCGGCCAGCCTGCTGATGGAGCAGGTTCTTGCTCCGCGCTTCGAGTTCAAGCCCAAGAACCCGGACAGCGGCCCGACGCCGGGTTTTAACTACGGCGAGGGTGGCTACGACTCGGACCGTTGCAATGTCGGTGTCAATGAGCAGACGGGGGCGTACCAAATCGAGATCAAAGGCCTCGCCGAGCCCAAGAGCAGGGAGGCGGCGCGAATCTGTCAGGAAGACCTGAACGAAGTCATCGCGGCCTTCGTGCAGGACAAGCCCACCATCGAGCGCGGCCTGTTCGATGAGGAACTGGTGCCCGAGGAGCTGACGCAGGTTCGCATGGGCAAGATCATCAAGGACAAGTATCCTGAGCTTGACGCCGAAGATCAGGAAGCCGTGCGTCAGCACGCCATTGCTGCCCTCAACCTCACGCAGCAGGCCAAGCGCCTAGTCACCGAAGGTGAGAGCGACGGGTCACCCAACACCGCCCTGATCGACGGCGTGCGCCGCTTCGCGATGGACGTGCGTGAGCTGGACATCGACCTGATCGACCGCATCAACCCCTTCGGAGAAGCCTACGCCATCCTTGCCAAGACCATGAGCGAGGACAGCTTGAAGCAGGTCGCGGCGGCGATCTCAGCCAAGCGCACGAGCCTGACGCCGGACGAGGCGAAGGAGATGGCCGTTCGGGCTGTTCAGTTCAAGAAGGAACGCGGCCGCATTCCGGCGCTCGATTCCCAGGATGCCTGGGAGCGACGCATGGCCGAAGGCGCGGCCGCCTTTATGCGCTTCAAGGCGGAGGGACGCTATGAGTAA
- the mads1 gene encoding methylation-associated defense system helix-turn-helix domain-containing protein MAD1, with translation MNQPDSEILTLDEVAVYLKAGKKTVYRLAQQGEIPGFKLGGTWRFRRSELDRWIAAQIAEKTQDKT, from the coding sequence ATGAACCAACCCGATAGCGAAATTCTCACGCTGGACGAAGTGGCGGTCTATCTCAAGGCAGGGAAGAAGACCGTGTACCGGTTGGCCCAGCAGGGGGAGATACCGGGGTTCAAGCTGGGCGGCACCTGGCGGTTTCGTCGCAGCGAGTTGGATCGCTGGATTGCCGCACAGATAGCCGAGAAAACGCAGGACAAGACATGA
- the guaA gene encoding glutamine-hydrolyzing GMP synthase, with product MQHDKILILDFGSQLTQLIARRVREAQVYCEVHPCDVSSDWVREFAADGRLKGIILSGSHASVYEVDDRAPDAVFELGLPVLGICYGMQTMAMQLGGKVEGSASREFGYAEVRAHGHTPLLDGIQDFATPEGHGMLKVWMSHGDKVTELPPGFKLMASTASCPIAGMADEARRYYAVQFHPEVTHTPQGAALLARFVLQICGARADWVMGHYVDEAVARIREQVGDEEVLLGLSGGVDSSVAAALIHRAIGDRLTCVFVDHGLLRLHEGDMVMDMIAGKLHARVIRVDASELFLGRLAGVSEPEQKRKTIGNLFVDVFKAEAAKLKEAGNGHRGVTFLAQGTIYPDVIESGGGKGKKAQTIKSHHNVGGLPEQLGLKLLEPLRDLFKDEVRELGLALGLPREMVYRHPFPGPGLGVRILGEVKREYADLLRRADAIFIEELRATIDPATGKSWYELTSQAFTVFLPVKSVGVMGDGRTYDYVVALRAVQTTDFMSADWAELPYALLKRVSSRIINEVRGINRVTYDVSSKPPATIEWE from the coding sequence ATGCAGCACGACAAGATCCTCATCCTCGACTTCGGCTCCCAGCTCACCCAGCTCATCGCCCGGCGCGTGCGCGAGGCGCAGGTTTATTGCGAAGTCCACCCCTGCGATGTCAGCAGCGACTGGGTGCGCGAGTTTGCCGCCGACGGGCGCCTCAAGGGCATCATCCTGTCGGGCAGCCACGCCAGCGTCTATGAGGTCGATGACCGCGCGCCGGACGCCGTGTTCGAGCTCGGCCTGCCGGTGCTGGGCATCTGCTACGGCATGCAGACCATGGCCATGCAGCTGGGCGGCAAGGTCGAAGGCAGCGCAAGCCGCGAGTTCGGCTACGCCGAGGTGCGCGCGCACGGCCACACGCCGCTGCTCGATGGCATCCAGGACTTCGCCACGCCCGAAGGCCACGGAATGCTGAAAGTCTGGATGAGCCACGGCGACAAGGTCACCGAGCTGCCGCCGGGCTTCAAGCTGATGGCCTCAACTGCGTCCTGCCCCATCGCCGGCATGGCGGATGAAGCGCGCCGCTACTACGCCGTGCAGTTCCATCCCGAGGTTACGCACACGCCGCAGGGCGCGGCGCTGCTGGCGCGCTTCGTGCTGCAGATCTGCGGCGCGCGGGCCGATTGGGTCATGGGCCACTACGTCGATGAGGCGGTGGCGCGCATCCGCGAGCAGGTCGGTGACGAGGAGGTGCTGCTGGGCCTGTCCGGCGGCGTGGATTCCAGCGTCGCCGCCGCGCTGATCCACCGCGCCATCGGCGACCGGCTGACCTGCGTCTTCGTCGATCACGGCCTGCTGCGCCTGCACGAGGGCGACATGGTCATGGACATGATCGCCGGCAAGCTGCACGCGCGCGTCATCCGCGTCGATGCCAGCGAGCTGTTCCTGGGCCGACTGGCGGGCGTGAGCGAGCCTGAGCAAAAGCGCAAGACCATCGGCAACCTGTTCGTCGATGTCTTCAAGGCCGAGGCGGCCAAGCTCAAGGAGGCGGGCAACGGCCACCGCGGCGTCACCTTCTTGGCGCAGGGCACCATCTACCCGGACGTGATCGAGTCCGGCGGCGGCAAGGGCAAGAAGGCCCAGACCATCAAGAGCCACCACAACGTCGGCGGCTTGCCCGAGCAGCTGGGCCTGAAGCTGCTGGAGCCGCTGCGCGACCTGTTCAAGGACGAGGTGCGCGAACTCGGCCTGGCCCTGGGCCTGCCGCGCGAGATGGTTTATCGCCACCCCTTCCCCGGCCCGGGCCTGGGCGTGCGCATCCTGGGCGAGGTCAAGCGCGAATACGCCGACTTGCTGCGCCGCGCCGACGCCATCTTCATCGAGGAGCTGCGCGCCACCATCGACCCGGCCACCGGCAAGAGCTGGTACGAACTGACCAGCCAGGCCTTCACCGTGTTCCTGCCGGTCAAGAGCGTGGGCGTCATGGGCGATGGCCGCACTTATGACTACGTGGTGGCGCTGCGCGCCGTGCAGACCACAGATTTCATGAGCGCCGACTGGGCCGAGCTGCCCTACGCCCTGCTCAAGCGCGTGTCCAGCCGCATCATCAACGAGGTGCGCGGCATCAACCGCGTGACCTATGACGTGAGCAGCAAGCCGCCGGCGACTATCGAGTGGGAGTGA
- a CDS encoding GIY-YIG nuclease family protein, whose product MSNSDLDELAAELAEFAPPEKNAGRPASEERVIAGFEEIQRFTEKHGRAPQHGEDRDIFERLYAVRLDRLRGIPDCRALLEPLDHQSLLAGAPTVAASADEAIDIDDLAAELAGVADADDITVLRHVRTSADKRAAEEIADRKPCEDFETFRPLFERVQAEVKTGMRQSQPIEAGRRAIEAGDFFVLDGITLYVAEVGEPLKTTAGEVDRRLRLIFSNGTESNLLLRSLQRAFYNDPAARRLASPESGQLSFGGELEADDVESGTIYVLRSLSDHPYVAQHRDIIHKVGVTGGRVETRIANAEHQSTYLLAKVEVVATYKLAGINRTRMERLFHRLFAPARLDITINDRFGHPVQPEEWFLVPLFAIDEAVARIKDGSITGYVYDPKAAKLVTVR is encoded by the coding sequence ATGAGTAACTCCGATCTTGACGAACTCGCTGCGGAGCTTGCCGAGTTCGCACCGCCTGAGAAGAATGCCGGACGGCCGGCCAGTGAGGAGCGCGTCATCGCGGGCTTCGAGGAAATCCAGCGCTTCACCGAAAAGCACGGCCGTGCGCCGCAGCACGGTGAAGACCGCGACATATTCGAGCGCCTTTACGCCGTGCGTCTGGACCGTTTGCGCGGGATCCCGGACTGCCGTGCCCTGCTAGAGCCGCTGGACCATCAGAGCTTGCTTGCCGGGGCGCCTACCGTTGCCGCTTCGGCAGATGAAGCCATCGACATCGACGACCTGGCCGCCGAGCTGGCGGGCGTAGCCGACGCGGACGACATCACGGTCCTACGTCATGTCCGCACCAGCGCCGACAAGCGTGCCGCTGAGGAGATCGCGGATCGCAAGCCCTGCGAGGACTTCGAGACCTTTCGACCCTTGTTCGAGCGCGTGCAAGCGGAGGTCAAAACCGGCATGCGCCAGTCCCAGCCCATCGAAGCAGGCCGCCGCGCGATTGAAGCCGGGGACTTTTTCGTTCTCGATGGCATCACGCTCTACGTTGCCGAGGTCGGCGAGCCGCTGAAAACTACCGCCGGGGAGGTAGACCGCCGCCTACGCCTCATCTTTTCCAACGGTACCGAAAGCAATCTGCTGCTACGCTCGCTCCAGCGAGCGTTCTACAACGACCCCGCCGCGCGGCGGCTGGCCTCGCCCGAGAGTGGGCAACTCTCCTTCGGCGGCGAGCTTGAGGCCGACGATGTCGAAAGCGGCACGATCTACGTCCTGCGCTCCCTCTCCGATCATCCCTACGTCGCGCAGCACCGCGACATCATTCACAAAGTAGGCGTGACCGGCGGGCGGGTGGAGACGCGCATCGCCAATGCTGAGCACCAGTCCACCTACTTGTTGGCGAAGGTCGAAGTGGTGGCGACCTATAAGCTCGCGGGCATCAACCGCACTCGGATGGAAAGGCTATTCCACAGGCTGTTTGCACCCGCGCGATTGGACATCACCATCAACGACCGCTTCGGTCACCCTGTGCAGCCCGAGGAATGGTTTCTCGTTCCGCTGTTCGCGATCGACGAGGCCGTTGCACGCATCAAGGATGGCAGCATCACCGGGTATGTCTACGATCCCAAAGCTGCAAAGCTTGTGACGGTGAGGTAG
- a CDS encoding DIP1984 family protein produces MQLAEALLIRADQNKKILSLRARIAHNALAQEGDAPQEDVAALLAECFAVIEQQRLLVQRINAANASARLPDGRPLAQVLGEREALAQRHAVLTQAVEATRQDTDRYSMREIKWVPQLDVPATQRQIEDLARQLRELNIRLQEANWQVTLPEV; encoded by the coding sequence ATGCAACTTGCCGAAGCCCTGCTGATCCGCGCCGATCAGAACAAGAAGATCCTGTCGCTGCGTGCGCGCATCGCACACAACGCGCTGGCCCAGGAGGGCGATGCGCCGCAGGAGGACGTGGCCGCGCTGCTGGCCGAGTGCTTTGCCGTGATTGAGCAGCAGCGCCTGCTGGTGCAGCGCATCAACGCCGCCAACGCCAGCGCCCGCCTGCCCGATGGCCGACCGCTGGCCCAGGTGCTGGGCGAGCGCGAGGCCCTGGCCCAGCGTCACGCCGTGCTGACCCAGGCCGTGGAGGCCACGCGCCAGGACACCGACCGCTACTCCATGCGTGAAATCAAATGGGTGCCCCAGCTGGACGTGCCCGCCACGCAGCGCCAGATTGAAGACCTGGCGCGGCAGTTGCGCGAACTCAACATCCGCCTGCAGGAGGCTAACTGGCAGGTTACCCTGCCGGAGGTCTGA
- a CDS encoding class I SAM-dependent DNA methyltransferase — MNAVEIEQAITDLAEQPFDSAEFPYAFLEAFGNKATTIKRLRAGASNKSDLGGVLQTSNIHILTCDAGQVTQTLAALKASPATVKAKAKFILATDGADFEAEDLTNGETVACAFKDFPDHFGFFLPLAGISTVRQISENAFDIRATSRLNRLYVELLKDNPEWGSAERRHDMNKLMARLIFCFFAEDTDIFVGRGRFTETIAQMSAKDSSNTHDVIATLFRTMNTKREDRAAAKVPRWAEDFPYVNGQLFSGGDEVPRFSKIARSYLLHVGGLDWTKINPDIFGSMIQAVAEDEERGELGMHYTSVPNILKVLNPLFLDDLRAKLEEAGDNARMLLNLRKRIAKIRVFDPACGSGNFLVIAYKEMRAIEAEINRRRGELDRASDIPLTNFRGIELRDFPAEIARLSLVIAEYQCDVLYRGQKLALAEFLPLRNENWITCGNALWLDWLNVCPSIGIGVKLQANDFFETPLDQAEIDFENEGGEIYICGNPPYKGSQDQTDQQKSDLAHVFAKENINSGVADYVLGWFAKAADFIRRYRAKFAFVATNSIHQGRQVARIWPALLGNDLRIVFAEPSFKWSNLASKKAVVTVSIIGISSIPEKCRVISDGLARDVDQIGPYMVPGPTVFVDERRIALSDVSPMSFGSMPNDGGALLMNYSEYKELITDRRTLPFVRSAAGTREFINGVPRYCVWVNDGQYEEANEIPALASRFNRVRTAREQSKRPATNSLSRFPYRFGEVRQTGEESVIIVSKTASDNRDYIPASLLEQGGIVTEAFGLFNAPLWNLAIVVSRLHTVWAKTVCGRMKSDPRYSNTLGWNTFPVPTLTDKNRTDLTRCAEDILLAREHHFPATIADLYDPDAMPTDLRAAHERNDEVLERIYIGRRFKNDTERLEKLFDLYTKMTASAAPAKGKKRKAGANA, encoded by the coding sequence ATGAACGCCGTAGAAATCGAACAAGCCATCACAGACCTGGCGGAGCAGCCGTTCGACAGCGCAGAGTTCCCCTATGCCTTCCTTGAGGCGTTCGGCAACAAGGCGACGACCATCAAGCGCCTGCGCGCGGGGGCGTCGAACAAGTCCGACCTCGGTGGTGTTCTCCAAACCAGCAACATCCACATCCTGACCTGTGACGCAGGGCAGGTGACGCAGACGCTGGCCGCCCTCAAGGCCAGCCCGGCGACGGTCAAGGCCAAGGCGAAGTTCATCCTCGCCACGGACGGCGCGGACTTCGAGGCCGAAGACCTGACCAACGGCGAGACCGTCGCCTGTGCCTTCAAGGACTTTCCAGACCACTTCGGCTTCTTCCTGCCGCTGGCGGGCATCAGCACTGTCCGACAGATCAGTGAGAACGCCTTCGACATCCGGGCCACCAGCCGCCTAAACCGTCTGTATGTCGAACTGCTGAAGGACAACCCAGAATGGGGCTCGGCGGAGCGTCGGCACGACATGAACAAGCTCATGGCGCGGCTGATCTTCTGCTTCTTCGCCGAGGACACCGACATCTTCGTCGGCAGGGGCCGTTTCACCGAAACCATCGCTCAGATGAGCGCCAAAGACTCGTCCAACACGCACGACGTCATCGCCACGCTGTTCCGCACGATGAACACCAAGCGCGAGGACCGGGCCGCAGCCAAGGTTCCCCGATGGGCCGAAGACTTCCCATACGTCAACGGGCAGTTGTTCTCTGGTGGCGACGAGGTGCCGCGATTCAGCAAGATTGCCCGGTCCTATCTGCTGCATGTCGGCGGATTAGACTGGACCAAGATCAACCCTGACATCTTCGGCTCGATGATCCAGGCCGTTGCCGAGGACGAGGAGCGCGGCGAGCTGGGGATGCACTACACCAGCGTTCCCAACATCCTGAAGGTTCTGAACCCGCTGTTCCTCGACGACCTGCGGGCGAAGCTGGAGGAAGCGGGTGATAACGCCCGAATGTTGCTCAACCTGCGCAAGCGCATCGCCAAGATCAGGGTCTTCGACCCGGCCTGCGGTTCGGGCAATTTTCTGGTCATCGCTTACAAGGAAATGCGTGCCATCGAGGCCGAGATCAATCGGCGGCGCGGTGAGCTGGATCGCGCATCCGATATCCCGCTGACGAACTTCCGCGGGATCGAGTTGCGAGACTTCCCGGCGGAGATCGCGCGGCTCTCGCTGGTCATCGCCGAATATCAGTGCGACGTGCTGTATCGCGGCCAGAAGCTGGCCCTTGCTGAGTTCCTGCCCTTGCGGAACGAGAACTGGATCACTTGCGGCAATGCGCTATGGCTCGATTGGTTAAACGTGTGCCCGTCAATTGGGATCGGCGTGAAGTTGCAAGCGAACGACTTCTTCGAGACACCGCTCGATCAGGCCGAAATCGATTTCGAGAACGAAGGCGGCGAGATATACATCTGTGGTAACCCGCCCTACAAAGGGAGCCAAGATCAGACCGACCAGCAGAAGTCAGACTTAGCCCATGTTTTTGCAAAGGAGAACATCAACTCTGGAGTCGCTGACTACGTTTTGGGGTGGTTTGCTAAGGCGGCAGATTTTATTCGCAGGTATCGCGCAAAGTTTGCTTTTGTAGCGACCAACAGCATTCACCAGGGTAGGCAAGTTGCCAGAATTTGGCCTGCGCTACTTGGTAACGACTTGAGAATTGTTTTCGCAGAGCCTTCGTTCAAGTGGTCGAACCTGGCCTCGAAGAAGGCCGTAGTTACTGTATCCATTATTGGAATTTCTTCTATACCCGAGAAGTGCCGAGTAATCTCAGACGGGCTAGCCAGAGACGTGGATCAAATTGGACCTTACATGGTTCCTGGCCCAACGGTCTTCGTCGACGAGCGACGCATAGCTTTGTCCGATGTGTCACCTATGTCGTTCGGTAGCATGCCCAATGACGGCGGGGCTCTGCTGATGAACTACAGCGAATACAAGGAGCTGATCACTGACCGCAGGACACTACCGTTCGTTCGATCCGCAGCGGGCACGCGAGAATTCATCAATGGTGTTCCGAGATACTGCGTCTGGGTGAATGACGGCCAGTACGAGGAGGCAAATGAGATCCCTGCGCTCGCATCTCGCTTCAACCGTGTCAGAACAGCACGGGAGCAGAGCAAGAGACCAGCAACAAACTCGCTAAGTCGATTTCCGTATCGCTTTGGAGAGGTTCGCCAGACCGGTGAAGAGTCGGTCATCATTGTTTCAAAAACAGCTTCCGATAACCGCGATTACATTCCCGCATCGTTGCTGGAGCAAGGTGGTATCGTTACTGAGGCGTTTGGGCTCTTCAATGCGCCGCTTTGGAATTTGGCAATTGTGGTGTCCCGCCTTCATACAGTCTGGGCCAAGACGGTGTGCGGCAGGATGAAGAGTGACCCCAGGTACTCCAATACCCTTGGTTGGAACACCTTCCCGGTTCCAACGCTGACAGACAAAAACAGGACCGACCTGACGCGCTGTGCCGAGGATATTCTGCTGGCGCGGGAGCATCACTTTCCGGCCACTATCGCCGACCTCTACGACCCCGACGCAATGCCTACCGACCTGCGCGCCGCGCATGAGCGCAATGACGAAGTGCTGGAGCGCATTTACATCGGTCGGCGCTTCAAGAACGACACCGAGCGGCTGGAAAAGCTGTTTGACCTTTATACCAAGATGACCGCTTCGGCTGCACCGGCCAAGGGTAAGAAGCGCAAAGCGGGAGCCAACGCATGA
- the guaB gene encoding IMP dehydrogenase — protein MRLLGKALTFDDVLLVPAYSQVLPKDTSLATRFTRNIQLNLPLVSAAMDTVTEARLAIAIAQEGGIGVIHKNMTAEQQAAEVAKVKRHESGVVHDPVVITPEHTVLQVLELSENLGISGFPVCDGGKVVGIVTSRDVRFETRYDVKVREIMTPRERLITVNEKDGTTPAEAKALLNRHKLERLLVVNDAFELKGLITVKDINKQTSFPNAARDSAGSLRVAAAVGVGPGTEERVELLVKAGVDALVVDTAHGHSKGVIERVRWVKQHYPQVEVIGGNIATGAAALALVEAGADAVKVGIGPGSICTTRIVAGVGVPQIMAIDSVATALKGTGVPLIADGGIRFSGDIAKAIAAGASTIMMGGMFAGTEEAPGEVILYQGRSYKSYRGMGSIGAMQQGSADRYFQEATTGNPNADKLVPEGIEGRVPYKGSMVSIVFQMAGGVRAAMGYCGCATIAEMNERAEFVEITAAGIRESHVHDVQIVKEAPNYRAD, from the coding sequence ATGCGCCTACTCGGAAAAGCGCTCACCTTCGACGATGTGTTGCTGGTGCCGGCGTACTCCCAAGTCCTCCCGAAGGACACCTCTCTTGCCACGCGCTTCACGCGCAACATCCAGCTCAATCTGCCGCTGGTGTCCGCTGCCATGGACACGGTGACCGAAGCGCGTCTGGCCATTGCCATCGCGCAAGAGGGCGGCATCGGCGTCATCCACAAGAACATGACCGCCGAGCAGCAGGCGGCGGAAGTCGCCAAGGTCAAGCGCCACGAGTCCGGCGTGGTACACGACCCGGTGGTCATCACCCCCGAGCACACCGTGCTGCAGGTGCTGGAGCTGTCGGAAAACCTGGGCATCTCGGGCTTTCCGGTGTGCGACGGCGGCAAGGTGGTGGGCATCGTGACCAGCCGCGACGTGCGCTTCGAGACGCGCTACGACGTCAAGGTGCGCGAGATCATGACGCCGCGCGAGCGACTGATCACCGTCAACGAAAAGGACGGCACCACGCCCGCCGAAGCCAAGGCGCTGCTCAACCGCCACAAGCTCGAACGCCTGCTGGTGGTCAACGACGCCTTTGAGTTGAAGGGCCTGATCACCGTCAAGGACATCAACAAGCAGACCAGCTTTCCCAACGCCGCGCGCGACAGCGCCGGCAGCCTGCGCGTGGCCGCAGCCGTGGGCGTCGGCCCGGGCACCGAGGAGCGCGTGGAGCTGCTGGTCAAGGCCGGCGTGGATGCGCTGGTGGTGGACACCGCGCACGGCCACTCCAAGGGCGTGATCGAGCGCGTGCGCTGGGTCAAGCAGCACTATCCGCAGGTCGAGGTCATCGGCGGCAACATCGCCACCGGCGCCGCCGCGCTGGCGCTGGTCGAGGCCGGCGCGGATGCGGTCAAGGTCGGCATCGGCCCCGGCTCGATCTGCACCACGCGCATCGTCGCCGGCGTGGGCGTGCCGCAGATCATGGCCATCGACAGCGTGGCCACGGCGCTCAAGGGCACGGGCGTGCCCCTGATTGCCGACGGCGGCATCCGCTTCTCGGGCGACATCGCCAAGGCGATTGCTGCCGGCGCCTCGACCATCATGATGGGCGGCATGTTTGCCGGCACCGAGGAAGCGCCCGGCGAGGTCATCCTGTATCAGGGCCGCAGCTACAAGAGCTACCGCGGCATGGGCTCGATTGGCGCCATGCAGCAGGGCAGCGCCGACCGCTATTTCCAGGAGGCCACCACCGGCAACCCCAATGCCGACAAGCTGGTGCCCGAAGGCATCGAGGGCCGCGTGCCCTACAAGGGCAGCATGGTCAGCATCGTGTTCCAGATGGCCGGCGGTGTGCGCGCCGCCATGGGCTATTGCGGCTGCGCGACGATTGCCGAGATGAACGAGCGCGCCGAGTTCGTCGAAATCACCGCCGCCGGCATCCGCGAGTCGCACGTCCACGATGTGCAGATCGTCAAGGAAGCGCCCAACTACCGCGCCGACTGA